In Anaerotignum faecicola, the following are encoded in one genomic region:
- the secD gene encoding protein translocase subunit SecD, with protein MKGKSIAGLALLLAAAVILCAVAVFGIGGGRLLSMGNIKLGLDLSGGASIVYQAEKEDVTPEEMEKAVSLIQGRLDRKGWSEGEASLQGENRVRVEIPGIDDVETAVEELGKTAQLEFIDENGNVLLTGADVKKASREVGDAGSNGQSEPYIALEFTEEGKELFAEATKNNLGKMIAIVMDGEVVSAPMVNSVITDGRASITGGFTNEEAQETAARINEGSLPFNLTVIEMNNVGARLGADAVSTSVKAAVIGVALVLLFMLFSYRGCGFAADWALCIYIGLEVIALNMFNVTLTLSGIAGIILSIGMAVDANVIIFERIKEEMQAGKNMKNSVKTGFSRALSAILDGNITTFIAAVVLYVMGTGTIRGFAQTLMIGIALSMFTAIVVTRLILKAMIGAGLDKPSFYGLIPKDGKNGLKSV; from the coding sequence ATGAAAGGTAAAAGCATAGCAGGGTTGGCGTTGCTTTTAGCCGCGGCTGTAATATTGTGCGCCGTCGCCGTTTTCGGCATAGGCGGGGGAAGGCTTTTAAGCATGGGCAATATAAAGCTGGGCCTTGATTTAAGCGGCGGGGCCTCAATCGTATATCAGGCCGAAAAAGAGGATGTGACGCCGGAAGAGATGGAAAAGGCAGTATCCCTTATACAGGGCAGGCTTGACAGGAAAGGCTGGTCGGAAGGGGAAGCGTCGCTTCAGGGCGAAAACAGGGTGCGTGTGGAAATACCGGGAATAGACGACGTTGAAACGGCCGTTGAAGAACTCGGAAAGACGGCGCAGCTTGAGTTTATAGATGAAAACGGCAATGTGCTTTTAACCGGAGCCGACGTTAAGAAAGCGTCGAGGGAAGTCGGCGACGCAGGCAGCAACGGGCAAAGCGAACCGTATATCGCGTTGGAATTTACAGAAGAAGGCAAAGAGCTTTTTGCCGAGGCTACAAAAAATAATCTGGGCAAGATGATTGCCATTGTAATGGATGGGGAAGTAGTGAGCGCGCCTATGGTGAATTCCGTTATTACGGACGGAAGGGCAAGCATAACGGGCGGTTTTACAAATGAGGAAGCGCAGGAAACGGCGGCAAGGATAAACGAAGGCTCTCTGCCATTTAACCTTACGGTTATAGAGATGAATAACGTAGGCGCAAGGCTTGGCGCCGACGCCGTTTCAACAAGCGTTAAAGCCGCCGTAATAGGCGTTGCGCTTGTACTTTTATTTATGCTTTTTTCTTACCGCGGATGCGGGTTTGCGGCGGACTGGGCGCTATGCATATATATAGGCTTGGAGGTAATTGCCCTTAACATGTTTAACGTTACGCTGACCCTTTCGGGAATTGCCGGAATTATACTTTCAATAGGCATGGCTGTAGACGCCAACGTAATTATTTTTGAAAGAATAAAAGAAGAAATGCAGGCAGGCAAGAATATGAAAAATTCAGTCAAAACAGGATTTTCGAGAGCGTTGTCGGCAATCCTTGACGGGAATATAACAACGTTTATTGCGGCCGTTGTGCTTTATGTTATGGGAACGGGAACAATACGCGGATTTGCACAGACGCTTATGATAGGTATCGCGCTTTCTATGTTTACGGCCATTGTAGTAACAAGGCTGATATTAAAAGCGATGATTGGAGCCGGACTGGACAAGCCGTCTTTTTACGGGCTTATTCCCAAAGACGGCAAAAACGGATTGAAAAGCGTTTAA